One window of Triticum dicoccoides isolate Atlit2015 ecotype Zavitan chromosome 5A, WEW_v2.0, whole genome shotgun sequence genomic DNA carries:
- the LOC119301749 gene encoding peptidyl-prolyl cis-trans isomerase NIMA-interacting 4-like, with protein MGKDGKGKEAKGKGKQAAGSSDDAGGAKGGKGKGKGGKGGDDLGTCTFVKARHVLCEKQGKINEAYKKLQEGWLDNGDKVPPAEFAKVAQEFSECPSGKKGGDLGWFPRGKMAGPFQEVAFNTPVGATSAPFKSTHGYHFILCEGRKN; from the exons ATGGGGAAGGACGGGAAGGGGAAGGAGGCCAAGGGGAAGGGCAAGCAGGCGGCCGGCTCCTCCGACGACGCCGGAGGCGCCAAGggaggcaagggcaagggcaagggcggCAAGGGCGGCGACGACCTCGGCACCTGCACCTTCGTCAAAG CTAGGCACGTGTTGTGCGAGAAGCAGGGGAAGATCAATGAGGCGTACAAGAAGCTGCAGGAAGGCTGGTTGGACAACGGGGACAAGGTCCCTCCTGCTGAGTTTGCCAAG GTAGCCCAAGAATTCTCTGAATGCCCATCAGGAAAGAAAGGTGGGGATCTTGGATGGTTCCCGCGTGGCAAAATGGCTGGTCCTTTCCAGGAGGTTGCGTTTAACACACCTGTGGGAGCTACTAGTGCACCATTCAAGTCTAC GCACGGGTACCACTTCATCCTCTGCGAAGGCAGGAAGAACTGA